The proteins below are encoded in one region of Juglans microcarpa x Juglans regia isolate MS1-56 chromosome 4D, Jm3101_v1.0, whole genome shotgun sequence:
- the LOC121259398 gene encoding DNA-directed RNA polymerases IV and V subunit 2-like translates to MPMEESSDAKEDIAISKGDNLSNGFVTDEDDEEFIESYSIHDLDQEFLKRFCKKAAMSFFNEYGLISHQINSYNDFIENGLQKVFDSFGEIIVEPGFDPSKKGESEWRYASVRFGKVSLDQPSFWGGEKDNDMFPRHARLQNMTYSSKMKVKIHVQVYTQKLVRSDKFKTGKDQYIDRDVITEDNRDITIGRIPVMVKSDICRMKGAGKRDCEFDNGGYFLIKGAEKTFVAQEQLSMKRLWILNNQGWTVAYKSETKKNRLIMKLVGISKIEDIKGGEKVLTVYFLSTEIPLWILFFALGVSSDREAMDLIDYDIEDASISNILFASIREADEKCGGFRRAKKALSYVDKLVKNTKFPPGESIEECFSKYLFPGLKVPKLKARFLGYMVKCLLQAYTGHRKCDNRDDFRNKRFDLAGELLERELRVHLAHARKRMAKVLQRDLYGERSVRPIEHYLDASIITNGLTRAFSTGAWSHPFKRMERISGVVATLGRTNPLQTLAEMRRTRQQVQYTGKVGDARYPHPSHWGRVCFLSTPDGENCGLVKNLAITGLVSTNILEPMTFMFFDCGMEELADDASVSRKYKVFLNGDWVGVCEDSISFVAELRNKRRQKQLPHQVEIKRDEQHEEVRIFSDAGRILRPLLVVENLNKVKGNKGENYTFQYLLDKGIIELIGTEEEEDCRTAWGIKYLFMEKEGKSPVQYTHCELDMSFLLGLSCGIVPYANHDHARRVLYQSQKHSSQAIGFSTTNPNIRVDTLSHSLLYPQRPLFRTIASDCLGKPGSPLGHHGILPKPELYNGQNAIVAVNVHLGYNQEDSLVMNKASLERGMFRSEHIRSYKAEVDNKETLEKRRKPDDCVNFGKIQSKIGRVDSLDDDGFPFIGANLQSGDIVIGRCAESGNDHSIKLKHTERGMVQKVVLSSNDDGKNFAVVSLRQVRSPCLGDKFSSMHGQKGVLGFLESQENFPFTIQGIVPDIVINPHAFPSRQTPGQLLEAALGKGIACGGSLRYATPFSTLSVDAITEQLHRAGFSRWGNERVYNGRTGERVRSLIFMGPTFYQRLIHMSEDKVKFRNTGPVHPLTRQPVADRKRFGGIKFGEMERDCLIAHGASANLHERLFTLSDSSQMHICQKCKNVANVIQRSVTGGRKIRGPYCRVCESLDDIVKVNVPYGAKLLCQELFSMGINLKFETQLC, encoded by the exons ATGCCAATGGAGGAGTCATCTGATGCCAAGGAAGATATTGCTATTAGTAAGGGTGATAATCTTTCAAATGGGTTTGTTACggatgaagatgatgaggaaTTTATTGAATCATATAGCATACATGATCTGGACCAAGAGTTTTTGAAAAGATTTTGTAAGAAGGCAGCCATGTCATTCTTTAATGAGTATGGTCTCATTAGTCACCAAATTAACTCATACAATGACTTCATCGAGAATGGTCTCCAGAAGGTATTTGATTCTTTTGGTGAGATTATTGTTGAGCCTGGATTTGACCCTTCAAAGAAGGGAGAGAGTGAGTGGCGATATGCTTCAGTTAGATTTGGGAAGGTCAGCCTTGACCAACCAAGCTTCTGGGGTGGTGAGAAGGACAACGATATGTTTCCTAGGCATGCCCGGCTTCAGAACATGACGTACTCATCAAAGATGAAAGTGAAAATTCATGTTCAG GTATATACTCAAAAACTTGTCAGAAGTGACAAGTTTAAAACTGGAAAAGATCAATATATCGACAGAGATGTCATAACTGAAGATAACAGGGATATCACAATAGGGAGGATCCCTGTGATGGTGAAGTCCGATATCTGCCGAATGAAAGGAGCAGGGAAAAGAGACTGTGAGTTTGATAATGGAGGTTATTTTTTGATCAAGGGTGCAGAGAAG ACATTTGTTGCTCAGGAGCAGCTAAGTATGAAGAGGCTTTGGATTTTGAATAATCAAGGTTGGACAGTTGCATACAAGTCAGAAACAAAGAAGAATAGGTTAATCATGAAACTGGTGGGGATTTCTAAAATTGAAGATATCAAAGGAGGAGAGAAAGTTCTTACTGTATATTTCTTGTCGACAGAAATCCCTTTATGGATATTGTTTTTTGCTCTTGGTGTATCATCAGACAGAGAAGCTATGGACCTGATTGATTATGACATTGAAGATGCCAGCATATCGAATATACTGTTTGCCTCAATTCGCGAAGCTGATGAGAAATGTGGTGGCTTTCGTAGAGCAAAGAAAGCTCTAAGTTATGTAGATAAACTTGTAAAGAACACCAAATTTCCTCCTGGGGAATCTATTGAAGAGTGCTTTAGCAAGTATCTGTTTCCGGGACTCAAGGTCCCAAAACTGAAGGCTCGTTTTCTTGGGTATATGGTGAAGTGCCTCCTGCAGGCTTACACAGGCCACAGAAAATGTGATAACAGGGATGATTTTAGAAACAAGAGGTTTGACTTGGCAGGTGAGCTACTTGAGCGGGAGCTGAGAGTGCATCTTGCACATGCACGGAAGCGCATGGCAAAGGTTTTGCAGAGAGACCTTTATGGAGAGCGTAGTGTGCGTCCAATTGAACACTATCTGGATGCTTCCATAATCACCAATGGTCTTACACGAGCATTCTCAACTGGAGCATGGTCACATCCTTTCAAGAGGATGGAAAGGATTTCAGGTGTAGTGGCAACACTAGGGCGAACAAATCCATTACAGACATTGGCTGAAATGAGGAGAACACGCCAGCAGGTTCAGTACACAGGGAAAGTTGGCGATGCCAGATACCC ACATCCTTCTCACTGGGGTAGGGTATGCTTTCTGTCTACTCCAGATGGTGAAAATTGTGGGCTTGTGAAAAATTTGGCCATCACTGGCCTAGTAAGCACAAACATATTGGAGCCTATGACTTTTATGTTTTTTGATTGTGGGATGGAGGAGTTGGCAGATGATGCTTCAGTGTCCAGAAAATATAAAGTGTTTTTGAATGGGGACTGGGTTGGAGTTTGTGAAGATTCCATTTCATTTGTTGCTGAGCTCAGGAATAAACGACGCCAAAAGCAGTTGCCACATCAG GTTGAAATCAAAAGAGATGAGCAGCATGAAGAAGTGCGCATATTTTCTGATGCTGGTAGGATTCTACGGCCTCTTTTAGTTGTTGAAAATTTGAACAAGGTTAAAGGAAATAAAGGGGAAAATTACACCTTCCAATATCTCTTGGATAAGGGCATAATTGAGCTAATTggaactgaagaagaagaagactgtCGTACTGCATGGGGCATCAAGTATCTGTTCATGGAAAAAGAGGGAAAGTCACCTGTTCAGTACACCCACTGTGAACTAGATATGTCATTTTTATTAGGTTTGAGCTGTGGAATTGTCCCATATGCAAATCATGACCATGCCAGAAGGGTCCTTTACCAGTCTCAGAAGCACTCTTCACAGGCTATAGGGTTCTCCACAACAAATCCTAACATTAGAGTAGATACTCTGTCTCACAGTCTATTGTATCCTCAGAGGCCACTTTTCAGGACTATCGCCTCTGATTGTCTTGGAAAACCAGGATCTCCTCTGGGTCATCATGGAATACTGCCAAAGCCTGAATTATACAATGGCCAGAATGCTATTGTGGCAGTCAATGTTCACCTAGGGTACAACCAAGAAGACTCCTTGGTGATGAACAAGGCTTCGTTGGAGCGTGGTATGTTTCGGTCTGAGCACATTAGAAGCTATAAGGCCGAGGTTGACAATAAGGAAACTTTGGAAAAGAGGCGGAAACCTGATGATTGTGTCAACTTTGGCAAGATTCAAAGTAAGATTGGACGCGTTGACAGtcttgatgatgatggtttccCTTTCATTGGTGCAAACCTGCAGAGTGGTGACATTGTCATAGGGAGGTGTGCAGAGTCTGGGAATGACCACAGTATTAAATTGAAGCACACTGAAAGGGGCATGGTTCAGAAAGTTGTGCTTTCTTCTAATGATGATGGAAAGAattttgctgtggtgtcccTGAGACAG GTTCGATCCCCATGTCTTGGAGACAAATTCTCAAGCATGCATGGGCAAAAAGGTGTTCTAGGCTTTTTGGAGTCTCAAGAGAACTTCCCTTTCACAATACAAGGGATAGTACCGGATATTGTAATAAATCCACATGCATTTCCTTCACGACAAACTCCTGGTCAACTCCTAGAGGCTGCTTTAGGGAAGGGAATAGCTTGTGGTGGTTCCTTGAGATATGCCACCCCATTCTCCACACTCTCTGTTGATGCCATCACGGAACAGCTTCATAG GGCTGGATTTTCAAGATGGGGAAATGAGAGAGTATACAATGGACGAACTGGTGAAAGGGTTCGCTCCCTCATATTTATGGGCCCAACTTTCTATCAGCGTCTGATTCACATGTCTGAAGACAAGGTCAAATTTCGCAACACTGGTCCAGTCCATCCTCTTACCCGACAACCAGTGGCAGATCGGAAGCGATTTGGTGGGATCAAATTTGGTGAGATGGAGCGTGACTGCCTTATAGCACATGGTGCCTCGGCGAACTTGCATGAACGCCTTTTTACACTCAGTGACTCCTCCCAAATGCACATATGCCAAAAATGCAAAAATGTTGCCAATGTGATCCAGCGGTCTGTGACTGGTGGCCGTAAGATTAGGGGTCCGTATTGCCGGGTCTGTGAATCATTAGATGACATTGTAAAGGTTAATGTCCCTTATGGGGCTAAGCTATTGTGCCAGGAACTTTTCAGTATGGGCATAAATCTGAAGTTTGAAACCCAGCTCTGTTGA